The sequence below is a genomic window from Bradyrhizobium septentrionale.
GAGCTGGTGCGTGCGGACGCGCCATGGTGTCCCTCGAATGTCGAGTTCATCCGCCGCATCAACGGGCTCGGCAGCGAGGACGATGTCCGCCGCATCGTGTTCGATGCGGATTATTTCGTGCTCGGCCTCGGCGACGTCTATCTCGGCGCGCCGGTGGCGACGCCGCTCGACCCGCGGCACCGGCTGGTGACCACCAAGTACAATCCAGCGCGGACCTGGACGCCGGAGAACGCGGTTGGAATCGGCGGCGCCTATATGTGCATCTACGGCATGGAAGGGCCGGGCGGCTATCAGCTGTTCGGTCGCACCATCCAGGTCTGGAACAGCTGGCGCACGACGCGGGTGTTCGAGCCGGGCCATCCATGGTTGCTGCGGTTTTTCGACAAGATCCGCTTCTTCCCGGTCGATGCCGACGAGTTGCTCGACGCGCGCGCCGCATTCCCGCACGGCCAGTACGACATCAGGATCGAAGAAGGCGAGTTCTCCTACGCCGACTATGCGAAATCCCTGGCCGAGGCGCGCCCATCGATCGCGGCGTTCAAGGCAACCCAGCAGGCAGCGTTCGATGCCGAGCGCCAGCGCTGGCGCGAGATGAAGCTCGACGAGGCGCCGGCGGAGTCGGTTGATGCGGGTGCTGTCGCGACGGGTATTCCCGACGGCCAGATCGGCGCCTTCTCGGAAGTGCCCGGCAACATCTGGAAGATCCTGGTCGAGGACGGCGCCGAGGTTGCCGCCGGCGACGTGCTGGCGATCATCGAGTCGATGAAGATGGAGATCAGCGTGCTCTCGCCAGCAGCGGGCCGCATTGCATCGGTGCCGGTGAAGCCCGGGCAAACGCTGCGCGCCGGAGATGTCGTGGCGTTGATCCGGCCGGAGTAGGATGTCTTGCCCTCGACTGCGGCGCGGAGGCGGACGTCGCATGGGTTCTGAGTGTAGCCAGCAGAGACATGCTACAATGGATTTTGAATGAGTTTGGTCGAGGACATTTAACGCTTTGGGCGCTAGATCGAAACATGCGACGCCAATTACTCGTCTCCCTCATGCTGTGTGTGATCGCTTGGCTCGGACGGCCACAAGCGGCCTGCGCAGTCGAAGGGATCAGCTCAAGTGATCCTCGGGACCGCACGCTGGACCTTGCGCCGGCCGATGCGGGTCCGCTCAAGCTTGCTAAGTTCTATTACCAACACGTCGAGGTCAATTTTAGACAGATAGCGATGGTGTCGCCGGATGGCCGTTCGGTGATGTACCTTCAAGGTGGCTCCGACTATTCGGCCGAGCGCAAGAAGCTGTATGTCGCGCAGATCGATGCGCGTGATAGCTGGAGCAGCTACACGCTGAATAGTCGCGCCATTGGACGCGACTGGCTGCCCCGAACGAGATGAGGCCGCCGCGCCTCACACTTCCAGCCATTCCTCGCGAACGGCGGCGTTGGATTTGAGCTGCTCTGGGGTGCCTTCGAACACGACGCGGCCGTGGCCCATGATGTAGACCCGGTTCGAGATCTTCATCGCGATCGAGAGCTTCTGCTCGACCAGGAGGATGGCGACGCCGGCTTTCGCGATCCGTGCGATCAGCTCGCCGACCTGCTGCACGATCAATGGCGCGAGGCCTTCGGTCGGCTCGTCGATCATCATCAACTCGGGATCGCCGAGCAGCGTGCGGCAGGTGGTCAGCATCTGCTTCTCGCCGCCCGACAGCACGCCCGCCGGCGTGTCGGCGCGCGCGGCGAGGTTCGGGAACATGTCGAGCATCTCCTGCAGCCGCCACTTGCCGGGGCGGCGCGGGTCCTTGATGCCGAGGATCAGGTTCTGGCGAACCGTCAGGCCCGGAAAGATGTCGCGATGCTCCGGCACATAGCCGAGGCCGAGGCGGGCGATCTTATGGCTCGGCAGGCCCGCGATGTCCTGGCCCTTGAAGCGGATGGTGCCCTGCGGCGGCACCTCGCCCATGATCGCCTTGACGGTGGTGGAGCGGCCGACGCCGTTGCGCCCCAACAGGCTGACCACTTCGCCGGCGGCGATGTCGAGATCGACGCCCTGCAGGATGTGGCTCTTGCCGTAATAGGCGTGGAGATTCCTGACCTCGAGCATCAGTCGACCTCCTCGCCGAGATAGGCTTCCTTGACCTTCGGGTTGCCGCGGATCTCCTCCGGGGTGCCGGAGGCGATGATGTGGCCGTAGACCAGCACGGAAATGCGGTCGGCAAGCCCGAACACCACGCTCATGTCGTGCTCGACGATCACGAGCGTGCGTCCTTCGGTGAGGCGGCGGATCAGCGCGACGGCGCGCTCGGTCTCGGCGTGGCTCATGCCCGCGGTCGGCTCGTCCAGCATGATGACGCTGGCGCCGCCGGCGATCGTGATGCCGATCTCGAGCTCGCGCTGCTCGGCATAGGTGAGCAGGCCCGCCGGCACGTCGCGGCGATGGCTGAGATGGATGTCGTCGAGGATCTGCGCGGTGCGCTGTCTCACCTCGGGCAGATTGTCGACGTTCTTCCAGAACGCGTAGCGGTGGCCGGTCGCCCACAGCACGGCGCAGCGGACGTTCTCCCACACCGTCATGCGGGCGAACACGTTGGTGACCTGGAACGAGCGCGACAGCCCGCGCCGGTTGATCTCGAACGGCCGCAAGCCCGAGGTCACCTCGCCGTTGAGGCGGATCTCGCCCGAGGTCGGCTTGATGTGGCCGCTGATCAGGTTGAAGGTGGTCGACTTGCCGGCGCCGTTCGGGCCGATGATGGCGTGACGCTCGCCCTTGGCGACGCTCAGATTGAGATCGCGGATGATGGCGACATTGCCGAAGCTCTTCTCGACGGCGTTGACTTGAATGGCCGCGGTCATGCCAGATACCCCCGATCACGGGCCACCGTCGCGGCGCGATCCCAGGCCTCGGCGACGCGCCGCCAGGTGATGCGCGCGACCAGGAAGCCGCCGACGACGAGAACCGCGGCGGCCGCCCAGGTGGTCGGCGCGGTCGGGACGAAGGCAATGCCCAGAAGGTTGATCGCGTCGCCGCTCGCGAAGCGGGCGACCGTCTCGATGCTCAGGATGATGCCGAGCACCAGCGCCAGCGTCGGGATTGCCGCGACCAGGTAGGACGGGATCACGGTGCCAAGGGTGCCGGCGCGGATCAGCGGACGGTGCTTCATCAAAATGCCGGCGATGCCGCCCGGCGCGAACATCACGATGACGATGAAGATGATGCCGAAATAGAGCTGCCAGACCGAGGTGACGTTGGTCAGTCCGAGTTGCAGATAGGTTACCAGGATGGCGCCGAGGATCGGACCGAAGAAATAGGCGGTGCCGCCGATGAACGCGGCAAACAGCACCAGGCCCGATTGCGTCGCGCCGAGATAGGCGGAGTTGGCGATCTCGAAATTGATCGCGGCGAGCCCGCCGGCGATGCCGGCGAAGAAGCCGGCGAACATGTAGGCGAGATAGCGCACCACATGCGGATCGTAGCCGATGAACTGGACGCGCTCCGGATTGTCGCGCACCGCGTTGCAGATCCGCCCGAGCGGCGTGCGGGTCAGCGCGTACATCGCGATCGCCGAGATCAGCACCCAGAACGCGATCAGATAGTAGACCTGAATCTGCGGCCCGAAGGTCCAGCCGAACATCGGCGCTAGCGCCGTGCGGTCGGTGGTGATGCCCGACTCGCCGCCGAACACGCTGCGCAGGATCAGCGAGGACGAGGCGACCAGTTCACCGATGCCGAGTGAGATCATCGCAAACACGGTGCCAGCGCGCTTGGTCATCACCCAGCCGACCACCAACGCGAAGGCCATGCCGCCGATGCCGCCGATCAGCGGGATCACCGGCAGCGGGATCGGCCAGTTGTGGCTGGCGACGGCG
It includes:
- a CDS encoding ABC transporter ATP-binding protein, encoding MLEVRNLHAYYGKSHILQGVDLDIAAGEVVSLLGRNGVGRSTTVKAIMGEVPPQGTIRFKGQDIAGLPSHKIARLGLGYVPEHRDIFPGLTVRQNLILGIKDPRRPGKWRLQEMLDMFPNLAARADTPAGVLSGGEKQMLTTCRTLLGDPELMMIDEPTEGLAPLIVQQVGELIARIAKAGVAILLVEQKLSIAMKISNRVYIMGHGRVVFEGTPEQLKSNAAVREEWLEV
- a CDS encoding ABC transporter ATP-binding protein; translated protein: MTAAIQVNAVEKSFGNVAIIRDLNLSVAKGERHAIIGPNGAGKSTTFNLISGHIKPTSGEIRLNGEVTSGLRPFEINRRGLSRSFQVTNVFARMTVWENVRCAVLWATGHRYAFWKNVDNLPEVRQRTAQILDDIHLSHRRDVPAGLLTYAEQRELEIGITIAGGASVIMLDEPTAGMSHAETERAVALIRRLTEGRTLVIVEHDMSVVFGLADRISVLVYGHIIASGTPEEIRGNPKVKEAYLGEEVD
- a CDS encoding branched-chain amino acid ABC transporter permease yields the protein MTNAATPAPAVAKEESSGALTFYGVWLLAAIALVVLPLIFSSGGSLTSFSLIGIAIIFALSYNILLGQTGLLSFGHAVQYGLGGFLAVHAMNAVASHNWPIPLPVIPLIGGIGGMAFALVVGWVMTKRAGTVFAMISLGIGELVASSSLILRSVFGGESGITTDRTALAPMFGWTFGPQIQVYYLIAFWVLISAIAMYALTRTPLGRICNAVRDNPERVQFIGYDPHVVRYLAYMFAGFFAGIAGGLAAINFEIANSAYLGATQSGLVLFAAFIGGTAYFFGPILGAILVTYLQLGLTNVTSVWQLYFGIIFIVIVMFAPGGIAGILMKHRPLIRAGTLGTVIPSYLVAAIPTLALVLGIILSIETVARFASGDAINLLGIAFVPTAPTTWAAAAVLVVGGFLVARITWRRVAEAWDRAATVARDRGYLA